The window CACCTACATCAGTGCTCCGGTCCTCCAGTGTCCCGGCATGCTCCGCGCCACCCCCCTCTCTATCCTCTATGGCGCTTCTGCCGCAGGAAGGGTGCAGTGGGCGTGACCGGGGCGGAGCATGCGCAGTACGGGTGGAAGTAGCTGAAAGTTGGGAGAAGTGTTTTGGGAGAGAAGTGTCAGTGTATCCGGCGGCTGCAGCGGCAGAATGAGGGACCGGACCAGGGAGCTAAACGTGGTGAGTGCGACCTGCAGGGGGACTAGAAGTGTCAGCAAGCTCAGCCATAGCGGCATACAATGGTGACTGTGAGGAGTCCCAGCATGCCCGGCTCTTCTGTTGGTGAACTACGAGTCCCAGCATGCCCGGCTCTGCTGTTGGTGAACTACGAGTCCCAGCATGCCCGGCTCGGCTATTGGTGAACTACGAGTCCCAGCATGCCCGGCTCTGCTGTTGGTGAACTACGAGTCCCAGCATGCCCGGCTCTGCTGTTGGTGAACTACGAGTCCCAGCATGCCCGGCTCTGCTGTTGGTGAACTACGAGTCCCAGCATGCCCGGCTCGGCTGTTGGTGAACTACGAGTCCCAGCATGCCCGGCTCGGCTGTTGGTGAACTACGAGTCCCAGCATGCCCGGCTCGGCTGTTGGTGAACTACGAGTCCCAGCATGCTATACGGCACCTGCAGTGATTGGCTGGAGTTAAAGGGCCAGTGTCCTATAAGTAAGTgccatgattattatttttttattaatgtgtgtttttatttaataaactattatattgactttattgaaTTTTTCACACTCAGTTGTTTTTTAAACCTGTGAAAGgcaaattattattaataaaaatgtgtatcagtgttttgtgtaactttgtaaatatttttATTCACACCTGTGATGTAAACAGTGTGAgccccagactgatacattttacctgcactgctgcgttgtaacaaactatcatcaGGACTGGAGATTGGATTCATTGTAAcagaccctcagctgtgagaagtattgggTCAGGACAGCTTTTGTTCACCCTGGATGTAAACAGTTAATGGTCcccttcactgacagcaagcagatcttgaaaatggtgaagaaatTAAACACTGTGTATATTCGAATATCACAGAACTTAATAATTATGAGGATTAAGGAGACGGAACACCGGCCCTTTAAGAAAATCGCAATAGTGTCCTGTACCCCAGGCTGACAGTGATGAGGGTCCTGGGGGAGGGGTCCGCACAATCATCATGACTCTccatactgatgagtgccgtctcCAGTCCCAACGattgaagggctccccctgctggCCACATTTGTCTCTAAGACCCCTTTGTGTTTTAGGGTGACAGTGATTCTGAGCCTGATGAGCATAAAGTCTTTATCTCCACGGCGAATGGCGGCAGCAACGAAACGGAGACGGACGTCCAGTTCTTCAAGATGGTAACATTGTCATTTATTACTGACCGATGTAATGTTCTATAATGTCCAGCAGGGGGCGCCTCTCCTCACTCCGTGTGTTTTCTTAGATTCGGGAGATTCGGGAATCTCTGGTCGTCCTGAGCAACAAAGTGACGGGGCTGGAAGCAAGTCAGGTGAAGATCCTCAGCCAGCCGCTCCCGGAGGAAAGTAAGAGACCCACCGGCCGCCCGCAGACCCTGCCCACCCCCCTCGGCCTGAccctgacacccccccccccggccggaccctgacacccccccccccggccgGACCCTGACACCCCCCCCCCGGCCGGACCCTGACACCCCCCCCCCGGCCGGAccctgacacccccccccccggccgGACCCTGACACCCCCCCCCGGCCGGACCCTGACACCCCCCCCGGCCGGACCCTGACACCCCCCCCCGGCCGGACCCTGACACCCCCCCCCCGGCCTGACCCCTGACACCCCCCCCGGCCTGACCCTGACACCCCCCCCCGGCCTGACCCTGACACCCCCCCCCGGCCTGAccctgacacccccccccccggcctGACCCTGACACCCCCCCCCCGGCCTGACCCTGACACCCCCCCCCCGGCCTGACCCTGACACCCCCCCCCGGCCTGACCCTGACACCCCCCCCCGGCCTGACCCTGACACCCCCCCCCGGCCTGACCCTGACACCCCCCCCCGGCCTGACCCTGACACCCCCCCCGGCCTGACCCTGACACCCCCCCCCGGCCTGACCCTGACACCCCCCCCCGGCCTGACCCTGACACCCCCCCCCCGGCCTGACCCTGACACCCCTCCCACCCCCCGGCCTGACCCTGACACCCCTCCCACCCCCCGGCCTGACCCTGACACCCCTCCCACCCCCCGGCCTGACCCTGACACCCCTCCCACCCCCCGGCCTGACCCTGACACCCCTCCCACCCCCCGGCCTGACCCTGACACCCCTCCCACCCCCCGGCCTGACCCTGACACCCCTCCCACCCCCCACCCTGACACCCCTCCCACCCCCACCCTGACACCCCTCCCACCCCCCACCCTGACACCCCTCCCACCCCCCACCCTGACACCCCTCCCACCCCCACCCTGACACCCCTCCCACCCCCCACCCTGACACCCTCCCACCCCCAACCCTGACACCCCTCCCACCCCCCACCCTGACACCCCTCCCACCCCCCACCCTGACACCCCTCCCACCCCCCACCCTGACACCCCTCCCACCCCCCACCCTGACACCCCTCCCACCCCCCGGCCTGACCCTGACACCCCTCCCACCCCCCGGCCTGACCCTCCCTGACCCCAGGCCCCCCTTACTCTCCCGCACCGCAGTGTGACTATTATACCCTGTACTTATGAAATACCCCACAGTGCCAGTAATCTGACCCGCTGACCGCTCCTTACACGACCTCCGCACTCCACCGGTGCTTCTCGCTCTCGCTGCCAGGGGCCACATGGTGGCGATGCCGCTCTGACACTGACCTCAGTCTTGTTAGTACTTTTGTACAAGTTAATGTTGGGGTGCAGGTCGTTCGCACATTCGCTATTTTTAGCATTCCTCGGCCGCCCGGGGTCTTGTTTTTCATCCAGGTGAATTGTTTCCGTTTTCAGATATGAAAAAAGATTTACAGTCTCTGCGGGAGGAGATCAAGCGCTCGGCCAAGGAAATCCGCAGCAAACTACAGCGTGAGTGCCCGGCGGGGGGCCGATGGAGGGGATCGAGGCCTGTACAAGGCAGTGGTGGATGTCATTTATGGGGGTTTAGGACTGAGGGGGCCGGTAGGGGGTGAGGAATGGGGGGCCCGTAGTGTGTTGGGGCTTGTAGTGGTCtggggcttccgtgtctgcctcaCAGGTTCTTTGTTTATTACAGTGATTGAGAtaaaggatgatgaggaggaggtcaGACGCGGTCGGTCCACCTGCGGATGAAGAAAACACAGGTATATTTTTGGGGCAGATTAAAAGCCACACGAAGTCTTCACAGCTCGGccttgttatttatgtaacaaATTCCGTGCCTTTCTGGAGTATGAGTTTGATTTACTTCCCTGTTGTGCCGCCCGTCCCTTGCCCGGGGGTGCGGCCGCCTGTCCCTTGCCCGGGGGTGCGGCCGCCCGTCCCTTGCCCGGGGGTGCGGCCGCCCGGGTTCACTTATCACGGTGCCTCTCCTCTTGCAGCACGGGGTCCTCTCTCAGCAGTTCATCGACATTATAAACCGGTGTAACCTGGTGCAGACCCAGTACAAGGACAGCAACGTGAAGAGGATCAAGCGGCAGCTCCAGATCAGTAGGTGTCTATAGACGGGGACATTTAGTGTACGGTGGGGGTAGTAGTCGTTAGGCCTGTTTCCGGCTTATGACGCggccgtggtgcggggggttgaggacaccattaacctTCCTGTTGTTGTTTCACAGCCGGACACAACGTTACCGACGAGCAGTTTGATGAGATGCTGGAGAGCGGACAGACGGACGTGTTTACCTGTAATGTAAGAGGGGTGGGGGGCACAATTGTGAGCCTGGGATTTCAGAGGATGGGGTGGGGGATATTCAATGGTGGAGGATGCGGGCACTAGAGGAAGAGGTGCTGGTAAATGGCTGAGGTTACTATGAagaaagcggggggggggggggggttggggtggCTTGTTGCAGTATGCCATGGAGGGTATTGGTGGTTGGTGGGAGAGGCTGTGGTTGGTCCTATTCAATGGTGGAGAATGCAGGGAGGTGTTGGTGATTGGCTGAGGATGCTGCACGCATGTGAGAGGGTGTTTCTTACTGGCAGAGGTTGCTATGAGGTA of the Rhinoderma darwinii isolate aRhiDar2 unplaced genomic scaffold, aRhiDar2.hap1 Scaffold_2432, whole genome shotgun sequence genome contains:
- the LOC142702702 gene encoding LOW QUALITY PROTEIN: syntaxin-4-like (The sequence of the model RefSeq protein was modified relative to this genomic sequence to represent the inferred CDS: deleted 2 bases in 1 codon), with the translated sequence MRDRTRELNVGDSDSEPDEHKVFISTANGGSNETETDVQFFKMIREIRESLVVLSNKVTGLEASQVKILSQPLPEENMKKDLQSLREEIKRSAKEIRSKLQLIEIKDDEEEVRRSVHLRMKKTQHGVLSQQFIDIINRCNLVQTQYKDSNVKRIKRQLQITGHNVTDEQFDEMLESGQTDVFTCNILKDTQVTKQALNEIEARHEEILKLEKSIVELHDMFTYLAMEVEEQGEMIDSIEKNILHSSDYVEKAKQQLVQAVDNRTKARKKKVYIAICLAVFLIIIVIIIAVSLTS